Sequence from the Methanosarcinales archaeon genome:
TTGAAATTATTGGGGAATTTGGATTTTGCGGTTGGCTTTTATTGAAAGGTGCTAAAATACCGAAATAGGGAGTGTACATAAATGAAAGCGATCGTATGCACAAAATACGGACCACCGGATGTCCTTCAGCTCAAAGAGGTAGATAAACCCGCTCCTAAAGACACTGAAGTACTCATCAAAATATTTGCAGCAACAGTTACATCTGGGGACATGAGAATGCGAAGTTTCAAAATCCCTCCTTTGCCCTGGCTACCCATGCGAATATTTTTAGGTTTGAGAGGACCAAGAAAAAAAATACTTGGTTCGGATCTGGCCGGGGAAATAGAATCATTAGGCAAAGATGTAAAGCTGTTTAAAAAAGGTGACCAGATTTTTGGATCTACCGGTGGATTTGGTGCTCATGCCGAGTACATATGTTTGTCTGAAGAAGAGGTGCTGGCAATAAAACCTACCAATATGACCTATGAGGAAGCTGCCGCTGTTTTTTTTGGTGGACAAACAGCATTGCATTTTCTTAGAAAGGGAAATATCCACAGCGGTCAAAAAGTCCTTATCTATGGAGCTTCCGGAGCAGTTGGTACTTTTGCGGTACAGCTTGCCAGGTACTTTGGGGCAGAAGTTACCGGGGTATGCAGTACTACGAATCTGGAAATGGTGAAATCTCTGGGAGCGGATAAGGTAATTGATTATACTAAAGAGGATTTTACCAAAAGCGGTGAGACCT
This genomic interval carries:
- a CDS encoding NAD(P)-dependent alcohol dehydrogenase: MKAIVCTKYGPPDVLQLKEVDKPAPKDTEVLIKIFAATVTSGDMRMRSFKIPPLPWLPMRIFLGLRGPRKKILGSDLAGEIESLGKDVKLFKKGDQIFGSTGGFGAHAEYICLSEEEVLAIKPTNMTYEEAAAVFFGGQTALHFLRKGNIHSGQKVLIYGASGAVGTFAVQLARYFGAEVTGVCSTTNLEMVKSLGADKVIDYTKEDFTKSGETYDIIFDTVGKSPFSGCVRSLKKKGFYLRTVHMTLSPIVRGLWTSMTSSKKVIGGVASEHKEDLIFLKELIEAGNIRPAIDRCYPLEQIAEAHRYVETGHKKGNVVITVEHNIKN